A single Anopheles funestus chromosome 2RL, idAnoFuneDA-416_04, whole genome shotgun sequence DNA region contains:
- the LOC125764205 gene encoding poly [ADP-ribose] polymerase tankyrase gives MSASRSRSMLSVNLEAAAMANDPLRELFEACKTGDLAKVKKLITPQTVNARDTAGRKSTPLHFAAGYGRRDVFEFLLANGASIQARDDGGLHPLHNACSFGHADVVRLLLEAGANPNTRDNWNYTPLHEAASKGKIDVCIALLQHGADPSIRNSENKIPLDLADPCTRPVLTGEYRKDELLEAARSGSEERLLELLTPLNVNCHASDGRKSTPLHLAAGYNRIRVVQILLQHGADVHAKDKGGLVPLHNACSYGHFEVTELLIKHGGNVNASDLWAFTPLHEAASKSRVEVCSLLLSEGAVPTLLNCHNKSAIDSAPTRELQEKIAYEYKGHCVLDACRQADIQRLKKNLTTETVNFVHPYSGDTPVHAVAQSVYPKRKQVLEMLIRKGALLNEKNKDFLTPLHIAADNSHYELMDVLLRHGAKVDALDGLGQTVLHRCAREDNIQACRLLLSYGIDTGIVSLQGYTAAQLATENVLKILQDPPSDTVDLECQLLEAAKAGDLDTVRRIVLSSPMTVNCRDLDGRHSTPLHFAAGFNRVPVVEFLLEHGAEVHASDKGGLVPLHNACSYGHYEVTELLVKHGANVNVADLWKFTPLHEAAAKGKYEIVKLLIKHGADVTKKNRDGATPLDLVREGDQDVADLLRGNAALLDAAKKGNLARVQRLVSPDNINCRDAQGRNSTPLHLAAGYNNLEVAEYLLEHGADVNAQDKGGLIPLHNASSYGHLDIAALLIKHNTVVNATDKWGYTPLHEAAQKGRTQLCSLLLAHGADPFMKNQEGQTSLDLATAEDVKCLLQDAMVASQGTGSGASGGTTAGTSQGGILTGNGTLLTTSCSPTTETVTLPTGASMTLSVPVPQLPIRSCLSPAQGAEANVDGIVVDHDDKMPSVPSIESSVSVFLTSLQLEHLIDLFEREQITMDILAEMGHEDLKQVGVSAYGFRHKILKGIATLRATTGLGLTPNPGTLLVDLLPDDKEFLAVEEEMQATIREHRDNGHSGGYFNRYNIVRIQKVQNRKLWERYVHRRQEISEENGHQASERMLFHGSPFINAIVQKGFDERHAYIGGMFGAGIYFAEHSSKSNQYVYGIGGGIGCPTHKDKSCYQCHRQLLLCRVALGKSFLQFSAMKMAHAPPGHHSVIGRPSAGGLHFPEYVVYRGEQAYPEYLITYQIAKPDDGTNGEEPAR, from the exons ATGTCGGCCAGCCGTAGCCGCTCGATGCTATCGGTTAACCTCGAGGCGGCCGCCATGGCCAACGATCCGCTGCGGGAGTTGTTTGAGGCGTGCAAGACGGGTGATCTGGCGAAGGTGAAGAAGCTGATCACGCCGCAGACAGTAAATGCACGCGATACGGCCGGAAGGAAGTCCACCCCGTTGCACTTTGCTGCCG GTTACGGGCGACGAGACGTGTTCGAGTTTTTGCTTGCCAATGGCGCATCCATACAAGCACGAGATGATGGTGGTCTGCATCCACTGCACAATGCCTGTTCGTTTGGGCATGCGGACGTCGTACGGCTACTGCTGGAAGCCGGTGCCAATCCAAACACGCGTGACAACTGGAACTATACGCCACTGCACGAGGCTGCCAGCAAGGGCAAGATTGATGTTTGCATCGCACTGCTACAGCACGGAGCCGATCCAAGCATTCGCAACTCGGAAAACAAGATCCCGCTTGATCTGGCCGACCCGTGTACACGTCCCGTCCTGACCGGCGAGTATCGCAAAGACGAACTGCTGGAAGCGGCCCGTTCAGGGTCGGAAGAGCGTTTGCTAGAGCTGCTCACACCGCTGAACGTTAACTGTCACGCGAGTGATGGTCGCAAATCGACGCCACTGCATCTAGCGGCGGGCTACAACCGGATCCGGGTGGTGCAAATACTGCTGCAGCATGGAGCGGATGTACATGCGAAGGATAAGGGTGGCTTGGTGCCGCTACATAATGCCTGTTCCTATGGTCACTTCGAGGTGACCGAACTGCTGATCAAGCACGGTGGTAACGTGAATGCGAGCGATCTGTGGGCATTTACACCACTACACGAGGCCGCCTCGAAGAGCCGGGTCGAGGTGTGCAGCTTGCTGTTGAGCGAGGGTGCCGTCCCTACGCTGCTAAACTGCCATAACAAGTCTGCGATCGATTCGGCACCGACCCGAGAGCTGCAGGAGAAGATTGCCT atgAATACAAGGGCCACTGCGTGCTTGATGCATGCCGGCAGGCGGATATTCAACGGTTGAAGAAAAATCTCACCACAGAAACGGTTAACTTTGTGCATCCTTACTCGGGCGATACGCCGGTACACGCGGTTGCACAATCCGTATATCCGAAGCGCAAGCAGGTGCTGGAAATGTTGATTCGCAAAGGCGCCCTACTGAACGAGAAGAACAAAGACTTTCTTACGCCGCTGCATATCGCGGCAGATAATTCACACTACGAGCTGATGGACGTGTTACTACGACACGGTGCCAAGGTTGATGCACTGGATGGACTTGGCCAAACCGTACTGCATCGGTGCGCTCGCGAGGACAACATTCAGGCCTGCCGGTTACTGCTTTCGTATGGCATCGATACCGGTATCGTGTCGCTGCAGGGCTATACGGCTGCCCAGCTGGCCACGGAGAACGTGCTGAAGATACTGCAAGATCCTCCCTCGGATACGGTGGATCTCGAGTGTCAGCTGCTGGAAGCGGCAAAGGCGGGCGATCTTGATACGGTACGACGCATCGTCCTTTCATCGCCGATGACAGTGAACTGTCGTGATTTGGATGGGCGCCACTCAACACCATTACACTTTGCCGCCGGCTTCAACCGAGTACCGGTGGTCGAGTTCCTACTCGAGCATGGTGCTGAGGTTCATGCATCGGACAAGGGTGGTTTGGTGCCGTTGCATAACGCGTGCTCGTATGGCCACTACGAGGTAACCGAGCTGCTGGTAAAGCACGGCGCTAACGTTAATGTGGCCGATCTATGGAAATTTACGCCGCTCCATGAAGCGGCTGCCAAGGGAAAGTACGAAATTGTCAAGCTACTGATCAAG CACGGAGCTGATGTGACAAAGAAGAACCGTGACGGTGCAACACCACTCGATCTCGTTCGCGAAGGTGATCAGGATGTGGCTGACTTGCTGCGTGGCAATGCAGCCCTGCTCGATGCGGCCAAAAAGGGTAATCTGGCGCGAGTTCAACGACTCGTCTCGCCTGACAATATCAACTGTCGCGATGCACAGGGCCGTAACTCAACGCCACTCCATTTGGCTG CCGGATACAATAATCTTGAAGTTGCGGAATATCTGCTAGAGCACGGTGCCGACGTGAATGCGCAAGATAAAGGCGGTTTAATTCCACTGCACAATGCATCCTCGTACGGACATCTTGATATTGCCGCGCTGCTTATTAAACACAATACGGTGGTAAATGCGACAGACAAATGGGGTTATACGCCACTGCACGAAGCTGCCCAGAAGGGTCGCACACAGCTGTGTTCACTTCtc CTCGCACACGGAGCTGATCCGTTCATGAAGAATCAGGAAGGACAAACCAGTCTTGATCTCGCCACAGCCGAGGACGTTAAATGTTTGCTGCAGGATGCGATGGTTGCCTCGCAAGGTACTGGTTCCGGTGCATCTGGTGGTACTACGGCTGGTACCTCGCAGGGAGGTATCCTCACCGGAAATGGAACCCTGCTAACTACTAGCTGTTCGCCGACCACCGAAACTGTAACACTGCCGACGGGTGCCTCCATGACACTATCCGTTCCTGTGCCACAG CTTCCGATACGTAGTTGCCTCAGTCCGGCACAAGGTGCTGAAGCAAACGTAGATGGTATTGTGGTGGACCACGATGATAAGATGCCGTCCGTACCGTCGATTGAGTCGTCTGTTTCGGTGTTCCTCACCAGCTTGCAGCTGGAACATCTGATAGATTTGTTCGAGCGTGAACAAATTACCATGGATATTCTAGCCGAGATGGGTCACGAAGATTTGAAACAGGTCGGCGTTTCGGCGTACGGATTTCGGCACAAAATACTCAAGGGCATTGCGACGCTTCGTGCCACAACAG GGCTTGGACTTACACCGAACCCAGGCACACTGCTGGTGGATCTTCTTCCCGACGACAAGGAGTTCCTTGCGGTCGAAGAGGAAATGCAGGCCACCATACGGGAGCATCGTGACAATGGCCATTCAGGTGGCTATTTCAATCGTTACAACATTGTCCGG AtacaaaaagtgcaaaaccgAAAGCTCTGGGAACGGTACGTCCATCGGCGCCAGGAAATATCGGAAGAGAATGGACACCAGGCTAGTGAGCGGATGCTGTTCCACGGTTCACCATTCATCAATGCCATCGTGCAGAAGGGTTTCGACGAGCGGCACGCATACATTGGTGGAATGTTTGGTGCCGGTATTTATTTTGCGGAGCACAGCTCCAAATCGAACCAATACGTGTACGGTATTGGCGGTGGCATCGGTTGTCCCACGCACAAAGATAAATCCTGCTACCAGTGCCATCG GCAACTGCTGTTATGCCGTGTAGCGCTCGGAAAGTCCTTTTTGCAGTTTAGCGCTATGAAGATGGCTCACGCACCACCCGGCCATCATTCCGTGATCGGACGTCCCTCGGCAGGTGGGCTGCATTTTCCCGAGTATGTCGTATACCGTGGCGAACAG GCATATCCGGAGTATTTAATCACGTACCAGATTGCAAAGCCCGacgatggcactaatggcgaAGAGCCGGCAAGATGA
- the LOC125764206 gene encoding protein disconnected-like, whose amino-acid sequence MNKVFKMIHHQPTKYHHANPLTHFLNLHTSHATAAAAAALALATDTLGHGHHVHQQTGPGVIGHQPHLHSTVNPSASHQPFQSSHQQPRLTEGSQTRLGKTGHRARSSQGSQTDEEEEEEEREEEQDESSNDKSFLGELGAHELKNEAFDTTADMCQAEGGSESENNIDIDVDDPEPRDTESHASQCVGNERDTMESSTKEKRRPSISNEKEDNEDEDIAADGKGVRKESQTLHPTDRRTCASPCNESTTAVLDTDSFVGKSFTIAAILGLRKKQDEAAAAAAAVASEYNEGVMNLSTGAGFQQQQRVAAAAVAAAAMGHLPLVMVAAAAGMEKQRDRADSVDSVETCGGALGYGAQQPTASVAAGNGPLNALQNLHQLPTLHGAVGGSFSGFHPSGAGGGAGSGHPGVHQQSHLQGHHPHQHHHHHHHHQHHALHHHQVNPHFAAHHFHHHQGQQQVGQHPQQPAQQHLQQHAAAHQQQIPAGHHMALGPHAHHGQNHNREKFKELGKKTALSSSAASLKSKRVRTIFTPEQLERLEAEFERQQYMVGPERLYLAHTLQLTEAQVKVWFQNRRIKWRKHHLEITQQRLALIRQRQIASGVPIPAGDGQPHHAQQQQQQPQQQLQQNGMSGGRILNPIDSPELTICTDSMDARSISDGDD is encoded by the exons ATGAACAAG GTATTCAAAAtgatacatcaccaaccgacgAAGTATCATCATGCAAACCCACTAACACACTTCCTGAATCTTCACACGTCCCACGCTACAGCGGCCGCTGCAGCAGCGTTGGCGCTAGCTACCGACACCTTAGGGCATGGTCATCATGTCCATCAGCAAACAGGACCGGGAGTGATAGGCCATCAGCCACATTTGCATTCGACAGTTAATCCTTCGGCATCGCATCAACCGTTTCAGAGCAGCCATCAACAGCCTCGGCTTACTGAAGGATCTCAAACCAGACTGGGCAAGACTGGACATCGGGCTAGATCTTCTCAAGGTTCTCAGACggacgaggaggaagaggaggaggagcgGGAGGAGGAACAAGATGAAAGTAGCAATGATAAGAGCTTTCTTGGGGAATTAGGAGCACACGAGCTTAAGAACGAAGCGTTTGATACGACGGCCGATATGTGTCAAGCGGAGGGTGGCAGTGAGTCGGAGAACAATATCGACATCGATGTTGATGATCCAGAACCACGTGACACCGAGAGCCATGCATCTCAATGTGTTGGAAACGAGCGAGATACGATGGAATCGAGcacgaaggaaaaaaggagGCCATCTATTAGCAATGAGAAGGAAGATAACGAAGATGAAGATATCGCGGCCGATGGTAAGGGTGTACGCAAAGAATCTCAGACACTGCATCCAACGGACCGTAGAACATGTGCCAGCCCGTGCAACGAATCCACCACAGCCGTTCTCGACACGGACAGTTTCGTGGGGAAATCATTCACGATAGCGGCCATCTTGGGTTTGCGGAAGAAACAGGACGAGGCAGCGGCGGCTGCAGCAGCAGTTGCCAGCGAATATAATGAAGGTGTAATGAACCTTTCCACCGGTGCTGGcttccaacagcagcaacgtgTTGCTGCAGCAGCCGTTGCAGCAGCTGCCATGGGGCACTTGCCGCTTGTTATGGTGGCGGCCGCTGCCGGCATGGAGAAACAACGTGACCGTGCCGATAGTGTGGATAGTGTAGAAACCTGCGGTGGAGCATTAGGATACGGTGCCCAACAACCCACGGCCAGTGTTGCTGCTGGAAATGGTCCGTTAAACGCATTGCAGAACCTTCATCAACTACCCACTTTGCATGGTGCTGTTGGTGGCAGCTTTTCTGGCTTCCATCCATCCGGTGCTGGCGGTGGTGCCGGTAGTGGACACCCGGGAGTTCATCAACAATCACACTTGCAAGGCCATCATCCGcatcaacaccatcatcatcatcatcatcatcaacatcatgcactgcatcatcatcaggtCAATCCACACTTTGCTGCTCATCATTTCCATCACCATCAGGGTCAGCAACAGGTAGGACAACATCCACAACAGCCAGCGCAACAGCATCTGCAGCAGCATGCAGCAGCACATCAGCAACAGATTCCCGCAGGGCATCATATGGCACTGGGACCACATGCACATCATGGACAGAATCATAACAGGGAAAAGTTTAAAG AATTGGGCAAGAAAACAGCATTGTCCTCATCGGCTGCATCACTCAAAAGCAAACGGGTGCGTACGATTTTTACGCCCGAACAGTTGGAACGGCTTGAGGCTGAGTTCGAACGACAACAGTACATGGTGGGACCGGAACGCCTATATCTAGCACACACGCTCCAGCTAACGGAAGCACAG GTTAAGGTATGGTTCCAGAATCGGCGAATCAAATGGCGCAAACATCATCTGGAAATAACGCAGCAGCGGTTAGCGTTGATACGACAGCGACAGATTGCAAGTGGAGTTCCAATTCCTGCGGGCGATGGACAACCTCATCACgctcagcaacagcagcaacagccgcAGCAGCAACTGCAACAAAACGGAATGAGTGGTGGTCGCATACTGAACCCGATCGATTCTCCCGAGCTGACGATATGCACCGATTCGATGGATGCACGCAGTATTAGCGATGGAGACGATTAG